Proteins encoded together in one Terriglobales bacterium window:
- a CDS encoding cytochrome C oxidase subunit IV family protein, with product MHVAARPIAAAHDESKMPYFVVWGVLLVLTAVEVVLAYEQVFTPLHMLEVLMALSLVKSALIIGYFMHLKFEIARMKWIMMVALVACLTLMFIFFADAYRIVNLGVR from the coding sequence ATGCATGTAGCCGCCAGACCGATCGCAGCAGCGCACGACGAAAGCAAGATGCCGTACTTTGTGGTTTGGGGCGTGCTGCTGGTTTTGACCGCCGTCGAAGTCGTGCTTGCTTACGAGCAGGTGTTCACCCCGCTGCACATGCTGGAAGTGCTGATGGCGCTGTCGCTGGTGAAGTCGGCGCTCATTATCGGCTACTTCATGCACCTGAAATTTGAGATCGCCCGGATGAAGTGGATCATGATGGTGGCCTTGGTGGCGTGCCTGACGTTGATGTTCATCTTTTTTGCGGATGCCTACCGGATTGTGAATCTGGGAGTAAGATAG
- a CDS encoding cytochrome c oxidase subunit 3 → MADAVVQHGVSGVYEPSLFGTYSKKIGMWLFLLSDSLTFGALLFAYSYGRISTPNWPTPFGKESIANATIMTACLLSSSLTMVLGVLAAKRGDRKGTARWILATMFFGAVFVVLHAREWNNLIHEGLTPFNNPWAANVPQFGGTFFTLTGMHMLHVTIGVIYLGVVALRKKFLPILLVLWALGFFLTPAGSVFHYGVHVILLAFVVCALVLFLHPKDYDDHDVEIAGLYWHFVDLVWMFIFPLVYLMSTKIV, encoded by the coding sequence ATGGCCGATGCGGTAGTCCAACACGGAGTAAGTGGGGTTTACGAGCCTTCGCTGTTTGGCACCTACTCAAAGAAAATCGGGATGTGGTTGTTTTTGCTGTCAGATTCCCTGACCTTTGGCGCGTTGTTGTTTGCCTATTCATATGGCCGCATCTCGACTCCGAACTGGCCGACGCCATTCGGCAAGGAGAGCATCGCCAACGCGACCATCATGACGGCGTGCCTGCTCTCCAGTTCGCTGACCATGGTGCTGGGTGTGCTGGCAGCAAAGCGGGGCGACCGCAAAGGCACGGCAAGGTGGATCCTGGCGACGATGTTCTTCGGCGCCGTGTTCGTGGTGCTGCACGCTCGGGAGTGGAACAACCTGATTCACGAGGGTCTTACTCCTTTTAACAATCCCTGGGCAGCGAATGTGCCACAGTTTGGGGGAACTTTTTTCACCCTGACCGGAATGCACATGCTGCACGTGACCATTGGCGTGATTTACCTCGGCGTAGTCGCTTTACGAAAGAAATTCTTGCCCATACTGCTGGTGCTTTGGGCGCTAGGTTTCTTCCTGACGCCGGCGGGCAGCGTGTTTCATTATGGTGTTCACGTGATACTGCTGGCCTTTGTGGTCTGCGCGCTGGTGCTCTTTCTGCACCCGAAGGACTATGACGATCACGACGTGGAGATCGCCGGATTATATTGGCACTTTGTAGATTTGGTGTGGATGTTTATTTTTCCGCTGGTGTATCTGATGTCCACCAAGATTGTTTAA
- a CDS encoding cytochrome c oxidase subunit 3, translated as MATLTPTLTIKQPKVRGGGGEGTPHYPGGDGHGRSAENFPDYGERLRRYRLGLAVGIAPIIMLFVAFTSAYIVRSGMASWDPNANGYVNDWFPVSLPTLILAINTVILLVSSFTMEKARRQAATQAALAPVTSLPGIAADGRPAPWLTITLVLGIGFLVGQILAWRELAARGFFLSTGPSSSFVYLLTGMHAMHLAGGVLALLYSEATGWLHKPIEARRVVIDTTARYWHFMALLWIYIFALIQIAR; from the coding sequence ATGGCGACCTTGACTCCGACACTCACGATCAAGCAGCCGAAGGTCCGCGGCGGCGGCGGCGAGGGCACACCCCACTATCCGGGTGGCGATGGCCATGGGCGAAGTGCCGAGAACTTTCCCGATTACGGTGAGCGGCTCCGTCGATACCGACTGGGACTGGCAGTGGGCATTGCGCCCATTATTATGTTGTTCGTTGCCTTCACCAGCGCCTACATCGTCCGCTCCGGAATGGCTTCCTGGGATCCGAATGCAAACGGCTACGTGAATGACTGGTTTCCCGTAAGCCTGCCCACCCTCATCCTCGCGATCAATACGGTGATCCTGTTGGTGAGCAGCTTCACCATGGAGAAAGCTCGACGACAGGCGGCTACACAAGCTGCGCTTGCGCCGGTGACTTCCCTGCCCGGAATTGCCGCCGATGGAAGGCCAGCACCGTGGCTGACCATTACGCTTGTGCTAGGGATTGGCTTTCTGGTGGGACAAATACTGGCATGGCGGGAACTGGCGGCGCGCGGCTTCTTCCTTTCCACCGGCCCGAGTAGCTCGTTCGTTTACCTGTTGACGGGGATGCATGCTATGCACCTGGCGGGCGGGGTGCTGGCGTTGCTTTATTCGGAAGCCACTGGCTGGCTGCACAAACCCATTGAAGCGCGCCGAGTGGTGATTGACACCACCGCGCGGTATTGGCACTTTATGGCGCTGCTGTGGATTTACATCTTCGCCTTGATTCAAATTGCGCGCTAG